GAATAGATTGGTACTTCGGTGGAAACACGTCCACTTGCAAATATATAGAGAGAAAAGGTTATAGCTGCTAGTAACCCAAATATTATTCCTTTAATAGATAATTGCTGCCCTAATCCTTCAAATACCCCTCCAGCAAACAACGTTCCTACAAATAAGATAATAATCGAAATGACCTTTTCACGACTTGGAACAGTTTTATTAGCAATTGCTTCAATTAGAACACCCATCCATGTGAATTGAAATAACAACACAATAGCAATAGATGCAGGTAGTTCTTTTACAGATAGCCCGTAAAAAATACTTGTTAAACTCATTGTTATCCCAACTGCTAACAGTGATAATATATTTTTTAAAGATACTTTATGACGTGAAAAACAAATAACGAGTAATAATAGTCCAAACCAGCCAAATACATACTGTCCACCTAAAAGTTCAGGAAAGGTAAATCCGTTTGAAAATCCAACTTTTAGAATGGAAGATAGGACCCCATAGCTACAGGCACCTAATAAAACCACTAAAGAAAACTTCAATTTTTCCAAAAAAAATCCCTCCAAAAAATAAAAAATCTCGTCGTCTATAAATAGACGACGAGCGAATGAAACAGAGCTAAAACTCTACAAAATTCCGCCACTCACGAACTCGTGAATGTTTGCTTATAAAATTAGGACAATTATATTCAAATATTTTCTAAGTGTCAACACTATTTGAGTTTTTTTGCACAATAGCTTTAGAATAATAATTGATTAATAAGTTTCATTAAACTTTTATGATTAATTAAAGGAACCACGTTTAACTAATGCACTTAAGTACATCCTTAGTACTAAAGAGACCAATAAAATGCGCCTTAATTCAAAATATCAACTAGTACCTCTCTTAATAAAATATTTTCTAGAATCTTCTCTCATTTTTTCTGATAACACTGAATCGAGCTCCTGATTCAACCAATCAAGTGTCTTTTTTTGAAGAAACACACGCATTTGATTTTCTGCTTCTAACATAACCATGTTAATCGTACAAGTAGAGTTAGTTGTACATGATTGGCATTTCTCATCGTCTTGATACATCACATTATTTTTTAAAATATTTTTACATTGAAAAATTGGTTTGATACCTTCAACTGCCCTAATTACATCCCAAAAAGATATATTACTTGCTTCCTTTGCTAGTTTATAACCCCCATTCACCCCTGGAACAGAGATTACAATGCCAGCCTTTGATAACTTACTGAAAACTTTCGATAAATAGGTTTCTGATAACCCTTGAAATTCTGCTAAATCTTTAATTCCAATCGTTTCATCAGAAGGTATATCGATCAAATACACCAAACTGTGTAAAGCATATTCCACCATTACACTATATTTCATATTTATTCACCTACTCCTATAAGAAGATATTTTAATATTTCACATAGAAAAAAACAATAAGTCCACATCATTGACGGAAAAAGAAAAAAGCTATATATTAATTACGGATAAATATTATCCACGATTATTATTATCTACAATCAATATTGTATAGGAAATTTTAGGAGGAAAACAACTTTGAGTAAACTTTTGGTCATCAATGCACATCCTGAATTCGATTCTATAACTTCCGTTAGTTTAAATGCCTTACGTAATTTTATGAACTTTTATAGAGAAGAAAATTCTAATGAAGAAATCATTGAGCAAATAAATTTATATGACGATTATATTCCTCAGTTGGATAAAACTATTTTCGACGCTTGGAATAAACAAGCAAACAAAGAGGAGCTAACTGATGAACAATTAAATGCTATCACACGTATGAATGAGTTAGTCCAACAATTTAAAAGTGCCAATAAATATATCATTGCTTATCCATTGCACAACTTCAATGTACCTTCAAAATTGAAAGATTATATGGATAATATTTTGATTGCTCGAGAAACATTTAAATATACTGAAAACGGTTCAGTTGGATTGTTAAATGACGGTCGGAGTATGGTTATTATCCAAGGAAGTGGTTCTATTTATACTAATAACGATTGGTATACAGAAGTAGAGTACTCCCATAAATATTTGAAATCTATGTTTAATTTTATGGGCATAGAAGATTATAAAATTATGCGTGTTCAAGGATCCTCTATAATAAATCGGGAAGAACTTTTGAAAAATGCTGTAAAAGAAGCCCAGCAATTAGCGTCCCAATTAGCTAATAAATAAAGAAATGAAAAAGGGAAGAAAGCGATATTTTCCGCTTCTTCCCTTTTTACTACTATATTATGGCTTTGGGACCCTATTGGTGGAATAAGAAAAATTAGTCTTGATAGCAAGTCTCATAATCATCTTTCATTAACAAGCTTTTACAAGCCAACCCATTTTCATGATAAATTTCTTTTTCAACTTTTAATTCGATACTTCTATTTGAATTCGGAAAATTAGGTTCATCATTAAGAATGTACAGGGTATCTGTATCGAGCCACTTCATAGCAAAATTACTTTTTGCATCACTATAATAAATAATTTGTACTTTATCATTCTCAATATTATTTGTAATTTCCACCCATACATTAACACCACCTGCTGCACCACCAAATGGCTCGTAATAAGCATTAGCAGTATACTTTTCTGTAGGGGATATAACAGGTCCGGGCCCCTTTTGGACGAATTCTCTGTCTATTTCACTAAATGTAAAAAAATATGTTTCATATAGATAAATGGACGAAACTAAAGCAATCCCAGATAGCGTTGCCAACAGCATTTTTTTAGGAAAAGGTTTCTTTTTAATGAAGGCAATTATTATGTTAGTACATAAAATTAAAAATAAAATAATAGTTATAAATGCAATTAAGAGACCGAATAAAATTAAAATAATAATCCCTCTTCCATAAATACGTCGATACTTTCAAAATAAGCGTTAATTTAATGGGTATTTAATCTTTTTATTTAATTCTTCTGCTTGATTTATAAAGGTATCCATATCTGCGCGTATCGTCATATTTAATCCTAATCCTACGTCACGAAGTGTTTCTCGCAACTCTTCAAAATTCTTTTTATCCTCTTCAGTTAACTCAGCAAAACTATATAATTTATCATTAGGATATTGTTTTAATGTAGAATATAAGTGTTCAAGAATGTAATTGTCACTATTAGAGAGCATTCCTAATTGTTTTCCAGTATTCATACCTAGCCAAATACCATTCAATACATCTCCTAATTCCGTTGTAACCAAATTGGGATTTGACCAATTATCTTGAATCTGATTATCTATTAAACCTTCAAGTTCTACTAAATTATGTTGTACTTCCGTAACGAGAACTTGCTCTTTAACAAAGTTCATCTTTATTATTCCCCAAGCTATTATTGCGATAAGGAAAATGTTCAAACCTAATGAAATTCGAAATAGTACTTTTTTCTTTTTAGTCAATTTTCTTCTCCCCTCCTCAATAAATTTTATCATAAATTATTAAAGTGTTTTGCCCCGCTAGTTCAATAATAAAAAAGAGCTGCATATGCAACTCAATGTTCTACAAGTAAAGCCCTTGTTAGTATAAGTATAGTTCTTCACATACATAAAAATAGAAAGTAAAAAAGAATCGAACTTCATTTTAATTAATACTTTAGCGTCATTAAGCCCAACTGCATATTCCATCAACTCTCCTCGATTTTCCATCCCTCTTCACCTCAAGTCCAAAATCTCGAAAGAACTCTTTTGCAAACTCAAATTGAAGTTTGAATTCACTTTATATTTGCAAATGAAAAACATTCTGCAACTCATCTGTAATTGACTCAATATTTTTTATTATTTAAAGACCAACTTATAACAACTCTTCTATTTACATTTCTCCATTTTCCCTTTTCAGCTAACTTGCCTCGTTAACACAAGAAGCGATTGCTCTAAATTGAACAATCGCACTCAGTTAGTTGAAGAATAAAATGAAATGTTACTTAAGTATTCAGTAACGTATTCCTGAGAGATCCTTACTAATTTATCTTATAAAATAGTTTTCAAAATCGTTAAGATAATGCCTATGAAAAATCCGCATACAGCTCCATTCACTCGTATCCATTGTAGATCCTTACCAATGTTATTTTCCATCATATTAATAAGTGTTTCGTTATCCAATTTTTCCAGATTTTCTTTCACAAGAACGCCTATTTTTGAATGGTTCTTATCAAGATAATATATAATTTGATTTTGAATCCAATTTTCAATACTTTCCATTTTCTTAGGTGTTTCTAGTATGTTATTTATAAAGCTTCGAATAAATGAAATGATATACCTTTCAATAAATTCTTCATCTTCAGCTAGAACTATCAACTTTTTCTGTAGTTGCTTTAAAATCTCAGTAATTTGATCTATCGAGCTCCAATTGTTTACTTGTGTATTCTTCCAATTATTAATTTCAACCATTAATTCTTCCTTATCAGGTAAGCCTTCTAACTCTTCGCGAATTCGGGAAAGAATCAAATGCCTATATGGGTTATCCTCTCTTTGTAAAAGAGTGATTCTTTTAAGAATAAATGGTTGAAGCATATTCCCTAACTTTTCCTCATTTACTAAATTGCGAAAAGAACTAATAGCCAACTTTAAAAAACCCTCTGCTTCGATATTATCAAGTAATTGTTTGGCTATTACTCCTATTTTTTGCTTTGTCTCTTCTTTTGATATCCACTTTTCGATTTCAGTCAAGCTATAGTTCAAAGTTTTTTCATCTAATTTTTCGTTTAGTGCTAGGGTAATCGTAGATTGAAGAATTTTTTCTACTTTTAAAGCGTGAAGATATTCCTTTACCTCTTTTTCAATAGACGGAGCTATTTTTTCTAAATTTGCAAAGCTGATTATCTCCTTAAGAATCGAACTAATTCTTCTTTTCAAATTTGCTGCTGACAATTCTTTCTCA
The genomic region above belongs to Lysinibacillus sp. FSL W8-0992 and contains:
- a CDS encoding EamA family transporter, with translation MEKLKFSLVVLLGACSYGVLSSILKVGFSNGFTFPELLGGQYVFGWFGLLLLVICFSRHKVSLKNILSLLAVGITMSLTSIFYGLSVKELPASIAIVLLFQFTWMGVLIEAIANKTVPSREKVISIIILFVGTLFAGGVFEGLGQQLSIKGIIFGLLAAITFSLYIFASGRVSTEVPIYSKSFLMTTSATLFVCLVFPPTYLIDGTLQAGLWKYALILGFFGVVIPVICFSTGIPKVGTGLGTILGAVELPTAVIASITLVHEVVSPLQWLGIVCILLGIFIPQVLEVRKEKRLTRLYETTEI
- a CDS encoding DUF445 domain-containing protein, with translation MKNGKKSNYLAKISLGVMGAGFLITIPFQETFMGRLLQGGFEAGLVGGLADWFAVTALFRHPLGIPIPHTALLPKNRDRMIKALISMLEKDWLTKESIIEKIKQIQFADKLLQIAEKELSAANLKRRISSILKEIISFANLEKIAPSIEKEVKEYLHALKVEKILQSTITLALNEKLDEKTLNYSLTEIEKWISKEETKQKIGVIAKQLLDNIEAEGFLKLAISSFRNLVNEEKLGNMLQPFILKRITLLQREDNPYRHLILSRIREELEGLPDKEELMVEINNWKNTQVNNWSSIDQITEILKQLQKKLIVLAEDEEFIERYIISFIRSFINNILETPKKMESIENWIQNQIIYYLDKNHSKIGVLVKENLEKLDNETLINMMENNIGKDLQWIRVNGAVCGFFIGIILTILKTIL
- a CDS encoding DUF5412 family protein encodes the protein MATLSGIALVSSIYLYETYFFTFSEIDREFVQKGPGPVISPTEKYTANAYYEPFGGAAGGVNVWVEITNNIENDKVQIIYYSDAKSNFAMKWLDTDTLYILNDEPNFPNSNRSIELKVEKEIYHENGLACKSLLMKDDYETCYQD
- a CDS encoding FMN-dependent NADH-azoreductase, whose translation is MSKLLVINAHPEFDSITSVSLNALRNFMNFYREENSNEEIIEQINLYDDYIPQLDKTIFDAWNKQANKEELTDEQLNAITRMNELVQQFKSANKYIIAYPLHNFNVPSKLKDYMDNILIARETFKYTENGSVGLLNDGRSMVIIQGSGSIYTNNDWYTEVEYSHKYLKSMFNFMGIEDYKIMRVQGSSIINREELLKNAVKEAQQLASQLANK
- a CDS encoding RrF2 family transcriptional regulator, coding for MKYSVMVEYALHSLVYLIDIPSDETIGIKDLAEFQGLSETYLSKVFSKLSKAGIVISVPGVNGGYKLAKEASNISFWDVIRAVEGIKPIFQCKNILKNNVMYQDDEKCQSCTTNSTCTINMVMLEAENQMRVFLQKKTLDWLNQELDSVLSEKMREDSRKYFIKRGTS